One window of Sphingobacteriales bacterium genomic DNA carries:
- a CDS encoding HYR domain-containing protein: MNNFTKSSLLLVALIVGMNVCQNLIAQPGALGTNNVNGAPFTCASLNDLGAFRQLRIQATQNSSSANYEFPLNCGYPGDVWRAYAAGTSAISFNTTIAPVSGTGSALYNSSNGGSAINLSPVTSGRYYTFNIQERVAPLNCYMSVLETTYNPKTINTVSVCTGAAAANQIVQVYVTISASLSSGENVFVRYSTDGFLTSTIVPVSFTGISGVANIPAMSFGTTVTLYAYSSNNSMASINTQVSTHGQVAHDMNTLSINNNSGGNYTYSVVIPAITLPTITPGGPTSFCPGGSVLLNTNSGFASYLWNAAGGNATTQSITASATGTYVVTVTYTTGCTASASIVVDADDTEPPTITCPDDDDINLGPTCSITLSNYTGSATAADDCITVNVTQSPTTGTVFNGHGTTVVTLIATDGSGNTATCNFEVNRIDITPPTITCPTGPVTLFVNSSCMITVPTFSPDSFSDNCNQTVVTQTPLAGTTLTGVGNTTVQLTITDAGSNTATCSFLLQRVDDTAPVITCPSTQTIVLNETCSATLPTYSPATLSDNCGVPTVSQSPPFSSTVSGTGSVTITLTATDASSNTATCSFDLNKVDITPPTVTCPGNGSVVLDAACSAIIPAFTPVAMADNCSAVTFQQSPLAASTTTGSGDITVTLTASDASNNTATCTLTLSRIDNQSPIITCPQNQFLTFGPSCSVALPAYSLASVSDNCSATTQGQSPAAGTLLTAEINSITLSANDGFNTAICNFTVFVDDVTPPVIVCPANQTLALGSGCSAMLPFYNPVSNTDNCYVPTFTQVPAGNTVLTGAGTTTVVLTASDIKNNTSSCSFTVNRTDNVPPTITCPSTQTLILGTTCSVVLPGYSPTSVADNCNTPSVTQSPVSGTIISGIGSTTVTLTANDNAGSTATCSFSINKIDNASPTISCPAPQFLSLVGGCSVPLPAYNPAAMADNCGTPAVSQIPAAGTVLSGAGTSTVSLTVTDGNGNSTSCSFTVNRADATPPTITCPSSQNILLNASCNGTLAGYSPASVADNCTTPTVTQLPVSGTTVSGIGTTTVTLTANDGNGNTASCSFAINRLDVNPPTVSCPATQTLTLGSACSVVLPLYSAAASSDNCTPPTISQSPAASSVLTGTGTATVMLTATDVSGNTGTCSFNVNKIDTTSPTISCPSTQTIFLNASCQGILGTYSATSVADNCGTPTVTQSPAAGTTVTGLGSTTVVLTVGDGNGNSNSCSFAVTRLDNTPPGITCPGTQTINLNASCMGTLGTYSAAATSDNCSSVTVSQSPASGTSVSGVGTSTVVLTANDGNGNTASCSFGVTRTDPIAPSIICPATQTVTLGSSCSATLSTYTATATDNCSSPTTTQSPPAGTTITGVGVSTVTMTANDGNGNTSTCSFLVNKIDTTNPTITCPANIIAPAENGTCEADVSWSDPVTNDNCGIESLDSTFNPGSAFEGITTVVYTVEDISGNTASCSFTVTINDGQAPVLTPCPSNIVSCNNIASWTPPTATDNCGQVTVIGSHTSGSQFPLGNTTVTYTATDNVGNSSTCSFVITVSLLSVAQSVSNYNGFNISCNGGNNGSITVTPSNGLPPYTYQWSNGTSGTNSLSGLSSGFYTVTIGDSSGCSTVRSFVLTQPTPLNCNATGTNITCNGANDGTVNVTQTGGVPPYSYSWSGPGGPYGNVSGLTELAPGTYSVTVTDLNGCVCVSSVTITEPPVVPVLTGINENITEGEGGVIPAFYNVNIITFTGGQSPYNYEWNISGYVLWSIPTPGTIQIIYADYAAWSVTISDSNGCGVSTLVFSNSPTGTDPDGVLNIVNSVITSDFGTGNGSIVLTVAGGITCPGGDYQYQWAGPSTWTGAPAATMGSISSLAAGWYIVTVTDCSVPPEYTIGWFWVPKKARGRGKVEFNENLLQIAPNPFAGNLNASFSWPQDDVLKLTVYDLLGKEVSTLFEGSVAEGEQYTANYDTKDLPSGLYICRLVNKDGIAIHRRALLIHGN; encoded by the coding sequence ATGAACAACTTTACAAAATCAAGCTTGTTGCTTGTAGCTTTGATTGTTGGTATGAATGTTTGCCAAAATCTGATTGCCCAGCCTGGAGCATTAGGCACCAATAATGTCAACGGAGCCCCATTTACCTGTGCTTCCCTGAATGATTTAGGTGCATTCAGGCAGTTAAGGATTCAGGCAACCCAAAATTCAAGCAGCGCGAATTATGAGTTTCCTCTAAACTGCGGTTATCCGGGCGATGTATGGCGTGCTTATGCTGCCGGAACATCTGCGATTTCATTTAATACTACGATTGCACCGGTTAGCGGTACAGGTTCTGCTTTGTATAACAGCAGTAACGGCGGTTCTGCCATCAATCTATCACCGGTTACTTCGGGGAGGTATTACACCTTTAACATTCAGGAAAGAGTAGCCCCTTTAAACTGCTATATGAGTGTTTTGGAAACTACCTATAATCCAAAAACCATCAACACAGTAAGTGTTTGTACCGGTGCGGCAGCAGCAAATCAAATTGTTCAGGTTTATGTAACCATTTCTGCATCGCTTTCGAGCGGAGAGAATGTATTTGTACGTTATTCTACTGATGGTTTCCTGACTTCTACAATTGTACCGGTTTCTTTTACCGGCATCAGCGGCGTAGCCAATATTCCGGCAATGTCATTTGGTACTACGGTTACTCTTTATGCATATTCGTCTAACAATTCGATGGCAAGTATTAATACCCAAGTTTCCACACATGGACAAGTGGCCCATGATATGAATACTTTAAGTATCAATAATAACTCCGGTGGCAATTATACCTATAGTGTTGTTATCCCGGCTATTACTTTGCCCACCATTACGCCGGGAGGGCCAACCTCGTTTTGCCCCGGAGGCAGTGTGCTGTTAAATACTAATAGCGGTTTTGCGTCTTATTTATGGAATGCGGCCGGCGGAAATGCCACTACTCAAAGTATCACTGCCTCTGCTACCGGAACTTATGTGGTAACCGTAACTTATACGACAGGTTGTACTGCATCGGCCTCTATTGTAGTTGATGCTGATGATACTGAGCCGCCCACCATTACCTGTCCTGATGATGACGATATTAATTTAGGCCCGACTTGTTCAATTACACTGAGCAATTATACGGGAAGTGCTACGGCTGCCGATGATTGTATTACTGTAAACGTAACTCAATCACCAACAACCGGCACGGTTTTTAACGGACATGGAACTACGGTAGTAACTTTAATAGCAACTGACGGGAGTGGGAATACAGCTACCTGCAACTTTGAAGTGAACCGCATAGATATTACCCCACCGACCATCACTTGTCCTACAGGACCTGTAACCCTTTTTGTCAACAGCTCCTGTATGATTACCGTACCTACCTTTTCTCCGGACAGTTTTTCGGACAATTGCAATCAGACTGTGGTTACCCAAACTCCTTTGGCAGGTACTACTTTGACCGGCGTAGGAAATACAACCGTTCAATTAACCATTACCGATGCAGGGTCAAATACTGCGACTTGTTCCTTTCTTTTGCAAAGAGTAGATGATACAGCCCCTGTTATCACCTGCCCAAGTACTCAAACGATTGTTTTAAATGAAACTTGTTCGGCGACATTACCTACGTATTCACCTGCTACTTTGAGTGATAATTGCGGCGTTCCAACTGTCAGCCAATCTCCTCCATTTTCATCAACAGTTTCCGGAACGGGATCAGTAACCATCACACTCACTGCTACTGATGCAAGCAGCAATACTGCAACCTGTAGTTTTGATTTGAACAAGGTAGATATTACCCCGCCCACTGTAACATGTCCAGGAAATGGCAGTGTTGTATTGGATGCAGCCTGTTCGGCGATCATCCCGGCATTTACACCGGTTGCAATGGCTGATAACTGCTCTGCCGTTACTTTCCAACAATCGCCTTTGGCAGCATCCACTACTACCGGATCGGGCGATATTACCGTTACGCTAACAGCGTCTGATGCGAGCAACAATACGGCAACCTGTACTTTGACCCTGAGTCGTATAGACAACCAATCTCCGATTATTACCTGTCCGCAAAATCAGTTCCTTACTTTTGGCCCGTCTTGTTCAGTTGCATTGCCGGCTTATAGCCTCGCTTCCGTTTCTGACAATTGTTCTGCAACTACTCAGGGGCAGTCTCCTGCTGCAGGAACATTACTAACGGCTGAAATCAACTCAATAACCTTGTCGGCAAATGATGGGTTTAACACGGCAATCTGCAATTTCACCGTGTTTGTAGATGATGTTACCCCTCCGGTAATTGTATGTCCGGCTAACCAAACCTTAGCGTTAGGGTCCGGTTGTTCGGCTATGTTGCCTTTTTATAATCCGGTAAGTAATACGGACAATTGTTATGTTCCAACTTTTACCCAAGTTCCCGCAGGGAATACGGTACTTACCGGAGCAGGTACAACGACTGTGGTCTTAACGGCAAGCGACATTAAAAACAATACCTCTTCCTGTTCTTTTACAGTGAACCGCACTGATAATGTGCCGCCGACCATTACCTGCCCATCCACCCAAACGCTGATTTTAGGAACGACTTGTTCGGTGGTATTACCCGGATATTCCCCGACTTCTGTTGCTGATAACTGTAACACACCCAGTGTTACTCAATCACCTGTATCAGGCACAATCATATCAGGAATTGGTTCAACCACAGTTACGCTCACGGCAAACGACAATGCCGGTTCTACTGCAACCTGTTCGTTTTCCATCAATAAAATAGACAACGCATCGCCAACTATCAGTTGCCCGGCACCGCAATTCCTCTCGTTGGTTGGCGGGTGTAGTGTGCCCTTGCCCGCATATAACCCGGCTGCCATGGCTGATAACTGCGGCACACCGGCAGTATCTCAGATACCTGCGGCAGGCACTGTACTATCGGGTGCTGGTACTTCTACAGTTTCGCTGACCGTAACAGACGGAAACGGCAACTCCACTTCCTGTTCATTTACCGTCAATCGTGCGGATGCCACTCCACCGACTATTACCTGCCCCTCCTCTCAGAACATCCTGCTTAATGCTTCTTGCAACGGCACCCTGGCAGGCTACAGCCCCGCAAGCGTAGCCGACAATTGCACCACGCCCACCGTAACACAACTGCCTGTTTCAGGCACTACCGTTTCGGGCATCGGAACTACTACCGTTACGCTGACTGCCAACGATGGCAATGGCAACACGGCTTCCTGCTCGTTTGCCATCAACAGATTAGATGTTAACCCGCCAACTGTAAGCTGCCCTGCAACTCAAACCCTGACTTTAGGATCCGCCTGTTCAGTTGTTTTACCTTTATATAGTGCTGCCGCATCTTCCGACAACTGTACGCCGCCGACCATATCGCAGTCACCTGCCGCTTCGAGTGTATTAACCGGCACAGGTACAGCCACCGTCATGCTCACCGCAACAGATGTTTCGGGCAATACGGGAACCTGTAGTTTTAACGTCAATAAAATTGACACCACATCCCCGACAATTTCCTGCCCATCTACACAAACTATTTTCCTGAACGCTTCGTGTCAGGGCATATTGGGGACTTATTCGGCTACCTCAGTTGCAGACAACTGCGGTACCCCGACTGTTACTCAATCTCCTGCTGCCGGCACCACCGTTACGGGATTGGGCAGCACAACTGTCGTGCTGACAGTCGGAGACGGGAATGGCAATTCCAATAGTTGTTCTTTTGCGGTTACCCGCTTAGATAACACTCCTCCCGGAATTACGTGTCCGGGTACTCAAACCATTAACCTGAACGCTTCCTGCATGGGAACACTCGGCACTTACAGTGCCGCTGCGACCTCCGACAACTGTAGCAGCGTTACAGTTTCTCAATCTCCAGCCTCCGGCACTTCGGTATCAGGAGTGGGAACTTCGACCGTAGTATTGACTGCCAACGACGGAAACGGCAACACAGCCTCCTGCTCTTTTGGCGTTACAAGGACTGACCCGATTGCACCTTCCATCATCTGTCCTGCCACACAGACTGTAACGCTTGGATCCAGTTGTTCTGCTACGCTGTCCACATATACAGCAACTGCCACTGACAACTGCAGCTCTCCAACCACGACCCAGTCTCCACCTGCCGGCACAACCATTACGGGGGTAGGGGTAAGCACCGTTACAATGACCGCAAATGATGGGAACGGAAATACCTCGACTTGTTCGTTTTTAGTCAATAAAATTGATACGACCAACCCGACCATTACCTGTCCCGCTAATATTATTGCACCGGCTGAAAATGGAACCTGCGAAGCCGATGTTTCGTGGAGCGATCCTGTTACAAATGACAATTGCGGCATTGAATCGTTAGATTCAACCTTCAATCCGGGAAGCGCATTCGAGGGTATAACCACTGTGGTCTATACGGTGGAAGATATTTCCGGAAATACGGCAAGCTGCTCGTTCACCGTTACCATCAACGACGGGCAAGCACCTGTTTTAACACCCTGCCCTTCGAATATTGTCAGTTGTAACAATATCGCAAGCTGGACACCTCCCACAGCCACCGACAATTGCGGGCAAGTAACCGTAATTGGTTCTCATACTTCAGGAAGCCAGTTCCCGTTGGGCAATACCACAGTTACCTATACCGCAACCGATAATGTCGGAAACAGCAGTACCTGTTCATTTGTCATCACGGTTTCTCTGTTAAGCGTTGCTCAATCGGTTTCCAACTACAACGGGTTTAATATCAGTTGTAATGGTGGAAACAACGGCAGCATTACCGTAACGCCGAGCAACGGGCTTCCGCCATATACTTATCAATGGAGCAACGGAACATCCGGTACAAATTCCCTCAGCGGGTTATCGTCCGGTTTTTATACCGTAACCATCGGCGACAGCAGTGGTTGCAGCACTGTGAGGAGTTTTGTATTAACCCAGCCAACTCCGCTGAACTGCAATGCGACCGGTACCAATATTACCTGCAATGGTGCCAACGACGGTACGGTCAATGTTACTCAAACAGGAGGTGTGCCGCCTTATTCTTATAGCTGGAGTGGCCCCGGCGGGCCTTATGGCAATGTTTCGGGATTGACGGAGTTAGCACCAGGCACCTATTCGGTTACTGTAACAGACCTGAACGGATGTGTTTGTGTGAGTTCGGTTACCATCACCGAACCACCGGTGGTGCCTGTTTTAACCGGAATCAACGAAAACATCACAGAAGGAGAAGGTGGGGTGATTCCTGCATTTTACAATGTGAATATCATCACCTTTACCGGCGGTCAATCTCCTTACAACTATGAGTGGAATATTTCGGGTTATGTGTTGTGGTCTATCCCGACACCGGGCACGATACAAATCATCTATGCAGACTATGCGGCATGGAGTGTAACCATCTCTGATTCCAATGGTTGCGGGGTCAGCACCTTAGTATTCAGCAACAGCCCGACAGGTACTGACCCGGATGGCGTGCTAAATATTGTCAACAGTGTGATTACCTCTGACTTTGGAACAGGCAACGGGTCCATCGTCCTTACGGTTGCCGGAGGAATTACATGTCCGGGCGGTGATTATCAATATCAATGGGCAGGCCCCTCTACCTGGACAGGCGCACCGGCAGCCACGATGGGCAGCATCAGTAGCCTCGCTGCCGGATGGTATATCGTTACCGTAACAGATTGCAGTGTTCCGCCCGAATATACCATCGGTTGGTTCTGGGTTCCGAAAAAAGCAAGGGGACGGGGAAAGGTCGAGTTCAACGAAAACCTGTTGCAAATTGCCCCTAATCCGTTTGCCGGCAACCTGAATGCCTCGTTCAGTTGGCCGCAGGATGATGTGTTAAAACTAACCGTATATGACCTTTTGGGCAAAGAAGTTTCCACTCTGTTTGAAGGTTCTGTTGCTGAAGGTGAGCAATATACCGCTAATTACGACACTAAAGACCTGCCAAGTGGCTTGTATATCTGCCGGTTAGTCAACAAAGACGGCATTGCCATACATCGGCGCGCGCTGCTTATTCACGGAAATTGA
- a CDS encoding alkaline phosphatase family protein: MKFIARIAAKNPVFLSLSKFFSFIYSCLLFCVFLFIHQPVLVAQPNNKEPKKHFDTKPKLVVGIVVDQMRPDYVERFWERLGNKGLKRLISEGYNCKNTQFNYVPTYTAPGHASIYTGTTPSVHGVIGNQWYHTGLGKVVYCTGDTLAKALGGNLEAGKMSPRNLLSTTITDELKLLTNFKSKVIGISLKDRGAILPAGHTADAAYWYDGVTGNFMSSDFYFDVLPEWVTAFNNLKYPEKYQQQNWETLFPIHTYTQSRPDNQPYEETLWGETAPVFPHKTPDIVNARRGGFEVVKCTPYGNTLLKDFAIAAIEKEQLGKTIGITDFIAISFSSTDVIGHIYGPRSIEIEDTYLRFDKDIEDLLQFLDNYLGLDNTLIFMTADHAVADVAEFAKSVSIPAGNFNKTEPVRLLKSYLSEKYSDSLVVSVINEQIYFNHRIIAQKKLPLHQIQEETARFMLQFEGVAFALPAYMLSYHSYTDWPRFCIQNGFYPKRSGDVAFALQPGWMEGDYAGTTHGSSYTYDAHVPLYWFGWKIPKGKSSSSLVYITDIAPTLAILLKTAFPNSCTGKPISDLLEFCDVED, from the coding sequence ATGAAATTCATTGCGCGAATTGCTGCCAAAAATCCTGTATTTCTTTCCCTGTCAAAATTCTTTTCTTTCATTTATTCCTGTTTGTTATTTTGTGTTTTTCTATTCATTCATCAACCTGTTTTAGTTGCACAACCAAACAACAAGGAGCCTAAAAAACACTTTGATACTAAGCCAAAACTGGTTGTTGGGATTGTCGTTGATCAAATGCGCCCTGATTATGTGGAACGATTTTGGGAAAGGCTTGGCAACAAGGGGTTAAAAAGACTAATCTCCGAAGGGTATAACTGTAAAAATACACAGTTCAACTATGTTCCGACCTATACTGCTCCCGGTCATGCCTCAATATATACCGGAACAACTCCTTCCGTTCATGGGGTGATTGGCAATCAATGGTATCATACAGGGTTGGGTAAGGTTGTCTATTGTACGGGCGATACTTTAGCCAAAGCACTTGGCGGCAATCTGGAAGCAGGTAAAATGTCGCCCCGAAATCTTTTATCAACTACTATTACCGATGAATTGAAGTTGTTAACTAATTTCAAAAGCAAGGTCATCGGAATATCTTTGAAAGACAGGGGGGCAATACTACCTGCCGGGCATACTGCCGATGCAGCATACTGGTATGATGGCGTAACCGGAAACTTCATGTCATCGGACTTTTATTTTGATGTCCTTCCCGAATGGGTTACCGCATTTAACAACCTTAAATATCCTGAAAAGTATCAGCAACAAAACTGGGAAACGCTGTTCCCGATCCATACATATACACAAAGCCGTCCTGATAATCAGCCATACGAGGAGACTTTGTGGGGAGAAACTGCTCCTGTTTTTCCTCATAAAACCCCTGATATTGTCAATGCAAGGCGAGGCGGGTTTGAAGTGGTAAAATGTACACCTTACGGCAATACATTGCTGAAAGACTTTGCTATTGCCGCAATTGAAAAGGAGCAACTTGGTAAAACAATTGGGATTACCGATTTTATCGCCATCAGTTTTTCCTCAACCGATGTTATCGGGCATATCTACGGGCCCCGTTCCATTGAGATTGAAGATACGTACCTTCGTTTTGACAAGGATATCGAAGACTTGCTTCAATTTTTGGACAATTATTTAGGTTTGGACAATACCCTGATATTTATGACCGCTGATCACGCGGTTGCTGATGTGGCAGAGTTTGCCAAATCTGTCAGTATACCGGCCGGTAACTTTAACAAGACTGAACCGGTTCGTTTATTAAAATCCTATCTATCTGAAAAGTATTCCGATTCATTGGTGGTTAGTGTCATAAACGAGCAAATATATTTTAACCACCGGATTATTGCGCAGAAAAAATTACCGCTGCATCAGATACAGGAAGAGACTGCACGATTTATGCTTCAATTCGAGGGGGTTGCGTTTGCATTACCTGCTTATATGCTGAGCTATCATAGCTATACGGATTGGCCCCGTTTTTGTATTCAAAACGGATTTTATCCAAAAAGAAGCGGGGATGTTGCATTTGCCCTGCAACCCGGCTGGATGGAAGGAGATTATGCCGGCACGACGCATGGCAGCAGCTATACATATGATGCCCATGTTCCATTATATTGGTTCGGATGGAAAATCCCCAAAGGCAAATCCTCTTCTTCCTTAGTCTATATTACCGATATTGCGCCTACCTTAGCGATACTTTTAAAAACCGCCTTCCCCAATTCCTGTACAGGCAAACCTATTTCCGATTTACTGGAATTTTGTGATGTGGAAGATTAG